In Herpetosiphonaceae bacterium, the DNA window TCCACCAGCATGCGATCGGCTCGCGCAGGGCCAGCGCTGCGACGTATTGAACGAGCGATCTGTGTAAGGAAGAACAGGGAACCAATGAGGAATCGAGGACCAAGAACCGACGCCATACGGGTGCCATGCGGTGCCCTCTGGGCATGGGCACCCGGCATGATACCCCGGCGCACCAGGCACCTGGAACTTGGAGCTTGAAACCTGGAGCTTGAAACTCGAAACTAGCTGTGATGATCGAGCGCGTAGGCAATGCCGCTCTGCAAGGTGCTGCGGATGATGACCTCGCCAAGATCGATGCCCAGCGTCACCAGCGCCTGGGCAACTTCGGCGCGCATGCCGGTGATGACCATCTGTGCGCCTAAGAGCTTGAGGCTTTGTCCGGCTTGAATCAGCGTGTTCGCAACCTGGGCATCGATATGCGGCACGCCCGTAATATCGACGATCACAACCAGTGCGCGCTGTGTGCTGACGCCCTCTACCAGGGCGCTCAACATCGCCTGTGCCCGCTGCTGATCGATCACACCAACGATCGGCATCACGAGCACCTGATCGTTGAGCGGGATCAGCGGCGTCGATAATTCCGCCACGATTGCCGCCTGGGTCCGAATGATCTGCTCGCGTAGCCGCACCTGCTCCTGCTCGATGCGTCGGCGCTCCGTGATGTCGCGGCCCACCCAAACCACCGTATCATCGCCGATGGGTGAGATAGCGCCGCTAAACCAGTGCTCGTGCTCGCCGATCTGCAAGGGATACTCGATATGAACCACCTGATGCGAGAGCAGAGCACGCCGAATAATCGTGAGAAAGAAATCGGCCTGCGCTGCCGGAAAGACCTCGTGGAGCCGTTTGCCGGTCAGCTCATTGGCTGGCCTGTACAGCAGCCGAGGATTGGTCGGGGCCACTTTGCGGTAGTAGCCCTCGCGATCGAGCACCAGAATCACGTCCATGATCGCCGCGAGCAGCGCCCGTAGCTCTTGCTCCGAGTCGCGCAGTTGGATCTCTGTTTGCTTGCGCTCGGTGATGTTGCGGTTGACTTCGACGACCACCGCCTGCTGCTGCCAGATGTGCTGCTGCAGGACCCACCGGCTGCTGATGACGAGGCTGTGGCCGTCGCGGCAGCGGTGGATGAGCTCGCCCTCCCAGGCGGCGGCGCGCTGCATCTGCGCTTCGATCTCCGCGAGCGGGATCGGAAATTGTGTTTGGAGCAGCGTGTGAACATGCTTGCCAAGCGCCTCCGCACGACTCCAGCCGTAGGTCTGCTCGGCGGTCTGATTCCAAAATAAGATCGTGCCTGCCGGATCGCGTACCAGCACCGCATCATGCGTCAAGTTAAGCAGGAAGAGATGCTCTTGAAGCGTTGTGATCTGCTGCGCAAACGCCTCTTCGGCATGCCTGCGCTGATCCAACTCCTGCTCTAGCTCCTGAACACGCTGCTGTAGCTGGGCCAGCTCTTCGTCTTGTGCTGATGCGGTAGGGGTAGTAGGTTCCTTCATAAACGTGCCAGCGCGGAGACTGTCGCAACGACGTGACAGCAGAAGCGCCTCCTCCACCCACCCGCTTGCAGAGCAAGGACAGATGTGCTAAGCCGACAATGTGTAAGCAACGCTGGTGCTCTGACAGAGCAAGAATTTCCGCATATGTCCAACACGGCATATGAGGTTGCGGCATGTATACCTCG includes these proteins:
- a CDS encoding PAS domain S-box protein translates to MKEPTTPTASAQDEELAQLQQRVQELEQELDQRRHAEEAFAQQITTLQEHLFLLNLTHDAVLVRDPAGTILFWNQTAEQTYGWSRAEALGKHVHTLLQTQFPIPLAEIEAQMQRAAAWEGELIHRCRDGHSLVISSRWVLQQHIWQQQAVVVEVNRNITERKQTEIQLRDSEQELRALLAAIMDVILVLDREGYYRKVAPTNPRLLYRPANELTGKRLHEVFPAAQADFFLTIIRRALLSHQVVHIEYPLQIGEHEHWFSGAISPIGDDTVVWVGRDITERRRIEQEQVRLREQIIRTQAAIVAELSTPLIPLNDQVLVMPIVGVIDQQRAQAMLSALVEGVSTQRALVVIVDITGVPHIDAQVANTLIQAGQSLKLLGAQMVITGMRAEVAQALVTLGIDLGEVIIRSTLQSGIAYALDHHS